Sequence from the Phragmites australis chromosome 6, lpPhrAust1.1, whole genome shotgun sequence genome:
GGGGACACGGCGGACGAGTGGCACGCGTCGGCGGGCGTCGTCAGCGAGATGGCGTACGCCACGCACTCCTCCGGCAGCCGGTAGATCTCCGCGCCCGCCCGGTCCATGCGCGCACGCACCCTTCCTTGCTTGCTGCCGCGTACGCGCTAGTCGTGCAAAGCCGTACGTACGTGATCGCGTTGGAAACACGTAGTGATCACGTCGGGAGTGACGGCCGCGCATTCTTATTATAAGGGTGGGCGGGGTGGGGGAGCGGGAAGGGAGGGACGAGAAGCTTAAGGGCTAAGGCTCACGAACTGAAGATGGGTCGGGGCTTCGCTGTGCTGACTCGGATCGAGGTTTGTTAAAACGTAAATGGGAGCTTCTTTTCTTTCCGGCCTGAGATCATCTCATCTGCCTGCCCTATTtgagaaaatagacaacatactaacgtatttacaaatttagcatccgtattcgaaacctcaaacgccgaaaactgactttcggtaactcagaatccgGAAACAGCCCGGCTCCACAATTTTCgacaactcagttgccgaatacggcactgtttaccGTATTCGGcctattcggcaactgagttgccgaatacggcctctgCATGCGTCGGCGCCCGGAAGGTACAGgaaagaagctagcaagcaaaagtgtataaaagtgtatgtttttttatttaattcatgatttttttgaaaatacaaaaatagtccaaaaattctaaatattttcatgatcaaactagagatcaccagcaacccattttaattagtttggtccaaaaagtctgagccaatatttaattagaattctccaaataaatcaacttttataaattctagcaatatttaatgcctaaaataatttctaaaaaatctagaaaaattcactaatattgttataatgtgatatactaatttataaaaatatttccatccctatgttatttggtgtaaaagtgagttcctttgtaatgcttcgtttatatgcatttttatcatttcatgtgatattctcttttcaattcaatttgaataaaagtAATGCAACATacacaaaattttggttctcatattaatattaagcatttgtaatgctccatgtatatatattttttatcatttcatgccatattatctttttaattcaatttgaataatatggcatgaaatgataaaaaaatatatatacatggagcattacaaaggcttaatattaatatgagaaccaaaattttgtgcatgttgcattatttttattcaaattgaattaaaaagagaatatcacatgaaatgataaaaatgcatataaacgaagTATTACAAAAAAACTCACTTttacaccaaataacatagggatgaaaatatttttataaattagtatatcacattataacaatattagtgaatttttctagattttttagaaattatttgaggcaataaatattgctagaatttataaaagttgatttatttggagaattctaattaaatattggctcagactttttggaccaaactaattaaaatgggttgctggtgatctctagtttgatcatgaaaatatttagaatttttggactatttttgtattttaaaaaaaatcgtgaattaaataaaaaaacatgcacttttatacacctTGCTAgcgccgaatacggcactgtttacagtgttttcggcaactgagttgccgaatacggtgaacagtgtcgtattcggcaactgagttgccgaaaatTGTGGGACCGGActgttttcggattctgagttacAGAATGTCAGTTTTCGGcgtttgaggttccgaatacggatgctaaatttgtaaatacgtcaacatgttgtctattttctcaAATATGATGGTGTCTGTTGCCTAAAATCCCAAATTTACCCGCGCGTGCGTGTTTCTGTTTCGGGACTTTGGTCCATGGGTTGGTAATCAATCCAGTCGCTTGCAGCGTTTATAATCTCTAAATCGTAAGAATCTaatttagtttgtaaaatttatgaaaactatttttcatcAGATTATGAGATTTTACATTACTACTTGACTCGTATATTATGAGAATCAACCTTTGTAACGgtttatttttgcttttgtttttatGATAGAATCCgtaatcaaaatatatatataaaaaaaaacagggTCTAACCTTATCCAGTAATACAATGCAATGCAAAATGCACTGTTATATGTTTAGTGGTGATCGCCATTGGCTTCAGGATGAAGGTTTCAGATCAGCAACTCTGCAGACCAAACGTTTGTCGGACCGCAAAGTCAGCGGTGGAAACCGCACGCAGAAGAAATTCACAATTCATCGATCCCTTGTGCTCCCAAGTCCAAACAATATTAGGTCAGGTGATAAAACATAACAAAGAGTGGTATCATTCGAACTTTCTTATGGTCAAAGTAAAATCATCCGAAACATTAAACAATGCATATCCAGCATGACTAATCACGACATATACGGAGAAAAGGAAGCCGTATAAAAGAACAGAATAGATTAAAACAGCACATGCTATAGAAGATGGGCAAAGCACAGAAGAGAGATTGCTTAGTGCAGCAGTGCAACCACGCTACTCATTCCTACTGGCTTTTCCTCTTTTGGCCCCAAGGTCGTTTCGTTTTTTAAACTCTTTCTATGGACCTTTATTTTGCTGCCTCTTGTTCAGTTGCATCACAAAACAGAGAAGGCGATCAGGAgtataggaaaaaaaaacttagaaggCTTCGGGGCAAAGAACGTACTTTAAACAGACTGCCCCTTTTGAGGTAAGATTAGTGCCGGATCTACGCGACCCACATGATCCATTGGCGCCTTTTGGGCGAGAAGCCTCCATTGCTTTCCTTCCCACTACATTTCTCAGCAGAAAGAAGAGGGGGAAAGGAGCCATATCTAACCAAGCTTTTATtaaagatttgagcaagtgtTGGGTGCAAAGAAACAGATGGACAGTTAAACAAATGAGTCGAAAACTTCACCACATCTACACTCTGGAACCATTTGATTCATGACTCATCGGCAAATTGTTCCTCTTCTTTTCCAATCTGTTAGAAACAAAATTGTATTGTATTGATGTACAAACAATTACATGTTACAAAACTTGCCGATTGCAAACTCACCGAGAGACAACTCAAATCAGATTCTGCATTCACCACGCGTGCAAAAGAATCAAGTACTATCTCCAGGGTTATtcctcttcttcgtcctcctcttcagcttccttgagcCACTGAGTATGGTAACAAATTGCAGAAGATTAGTTACACTAAGGCTGGTGAGAAGCTCGTAAGAAATTGATTGTGGCAAGTAATATCGTCGTGTTCGTGTGCACACGTCTGCCCTATAGACGACACAAGTCCGGCAGAGAAAATACTCGTGTCACCAAGACAGATGATTCCATACAAGCGAGTTAAATTTAAATCTGTAGCATGCGCATGGTCAGGTGCAACAATTCAAGAGCCATAGTATAACAGTACCTACAATTGAAGTTTTGCCGTAAGAGAAACAAACTAAGGCAACAGATCAAAAGAGACAAACTTCTACTGGTTCTGAGAAACCATGCACAGAAACAGGATGGTAAGCCAACTTCAGTGCAGCACATATACCTGAATAAAAGCCTCCGACTGTTTAACAAAGACTTTATCAGACTCATCAGCATGCTCTTTCTCTTCCGCCCATCTCAAAATTGCATCCTCACTTACTACCTCCTTATCATAGAGGAATGGCAAGATCTGTGTTCAATAGCAGATtatcaaaacaaaacaaaaaaacacaaaGGTTTAAGTGCAGTATTTGCCCAGCAGTATAAACTAAACAATATCTATTCATGGTGCATTAAAATGTTGTGGAACCTGTCTCAGTGAAATAGGTGTTACCTTCGAAAACAGAGGATAAAATTCTTTTGTGGTCTCTTGACACATTTCCTCAAACTTCAGTAGTATCTCCATCTATAACAGTACCCAAGAAATAATCTATTTAGCTCACAACAAGAATCAAAAGAGAAATATACCCCAATAAGTTACAAATTAAATTAGACAGGAATTTCTTTCAAACAGGCCCATGAAATTTTAAAGTTGCAGGAGAGGCCTTTCCCAGAGCCATCATACAACATAGCACAATTTGGTATCATGATGACCACACCCACCAAACAATACGCACATTATGCAGATCAACATACCATCAGATCAAACAGGAACAGATTATTCGCTTTTTTACTTGTTTGACCCGAAGATGATTCCAATTACAAACTAGTGTGTTCTTAAAAATAGATGATAAAGCAACCTGCATTGATTTTAGTTATCTAAAAGCTCATTTCTTGCCTACATTACAGATATGAACCAGATATCATAATTAGAAACCTATGTGCCACTGGAGAGGTGAACCAAGCAATTCTAGCAGCGCTGTAAATCAAAATAACGTAAGAGATGatattatgatgttatttttcatgttcTATGACAAACGCAACGAATGAAGAGACACATTGCATGTGCAAAAGCATGTAGTGCTACCGGGCTAATCAACAATTAAAAGTAAGTAGTAGGAAACAgcatttaatgattaattatgcTGGTACTTAGACATGACAGTCATACATATGCAGTTATGCAGAATAATGTTCGAAGTTTCAGCAAATATTACTCATTCATGATTCAAAGTATTTAGTGAGTAGTATTATTGAACCATACCTCTTCATCAACTGTCTTGGTGTAATTGCGCAAAAGATCCTTCCAATTGCCAAGTGCTTCTGCTGTTGTCTTTAGAAGAGGATCTGAAAAGAGAAGGGGAAATCAGAGCAAATAAGCTTTGGTTAACCATTATCAGATCTAACAACTATAACACAAAAAAGACAGAAGTGGTACAGTTCCACTAAAAACTGCTTCTACTTTATATCTGAAATATGAAAACCAGCCACCGAAAAAAAATTAAGTGCCAGAAAACCAGACATTTTTAGCTAAAAACTGAAAGACCTAACCCAATCATTTACTTTCACATATTAGACAGTGTCACTGCATTGATATAATGATATTCGAACGCAGACCACGGATTAGAACAGCACAAAAATTCATTGAACAGATCTGTTCGCATATTCTAATGACTGGATATGGACTAAATAAAACAAATCTGGTTGTGAAGAAAAAAATCCTAGATTCAAATGAATTTTGAACCTAGCTAAAAGTATAAAAGCATTtgagttcaaatgaattttggGGATGATTAGGTTAGGTACTTAGATTAGATTCTTAACCTAACAGTGCACTGTGACTCAGCTTAGATTCAACACAAAGAGTAATAACATAACATGGATTACCAAATAGCATAAAAAAAGAGCTGCACTGGATAAGAACCTGATCCTCTGAGAACATTCGAAATGATGAAGGGACAGTAGACCCAACCAGGTTGACATCGATTATGTAAAGATGGATCCATAGTCCAAAGTCCTCGGTGAACTTAGTGATGGAGTTTACTAGGGTTAGGTTATGAGTAATGAGTCATGACTTGACCACTTGTGTGTGGTGTTGCATACCTGTATACGCAAAAGTGGAAAGATAGAGCAGGAGTTGGTTCTGGCTAGTTAGGCAGCTACCTATCCTATATGTGGTGATTTGGCACAGTTAATCTGTGCGTAGCAGCACAGCTAGCATCACAATGCCATAAATACAAATTAAAGAAGCAAAGAAATTAACTTTTGCTAGGTAATCACCAATCCAAGAATACAGGCTAATCTCTTCTGTAAACTGGACCAATTCTCTTAGGTAAAACAGCCAAATCTCCTAGCTCTCAATCGGTGAATTCCAACTTTACATTCATCATGGTTCATAATATTCCATAACATGTGTAAAAAACTTACCATTAGCAGATTGAGCAGCCACTAATGCACTCTTCATGATAGAATAGAACACAGCTCCAGCACAATCCGCATGTTGAAGGCTATATGCTAACCTGAAAAATAAGCATGGTATCAGAGTCAGTGCAATCAACCATGATTACTATAATGACAGAATAAAAAAACTACAGAATGAATATAACCTATTGTTGATTTTCAATTTGCACAgatgaaattaaaataaaaaagctgCATCTATCAATGTAACCATTACAAAATTATAGACAAGTCATCTGAACTGAAACCAAAGAGAACTAGTTCCTTGTACAGTATAGCCAAAATAACAAAATTAGTTCATTCCAATAATATGGACCATAAAACTTTCCAAGTCAACATGAGTAAGCTCTCAGGTGGGTAACAGAATGTTAATCTAACTTACACAAGCTTATGGAATTTTACCCTGGAAATGCACATTATGTTAGTTTTCAATAAACTATGGTGGTGTTTGGTTCGGGTTATTGTAACGCAATCTAATTACGGAGGCAACTAATTACATTAGATTTTGTTTGTTTCGCCCACTGCTGCAATCGGGTCCCCTGTAATCAGATACTGAGACGTATAAATCCGATACCACTTGGTTACCAGTCTCAATTGAGTGTAATGGGATATCGCTACCTGTCATCTCTGCTCAGCACTCAGCAGCCACTGATCACCCCCTTTCTCTTGCGATTCATGAGCAGTGGCGCGAACAACTAATCACGTCTTGTGCGGCGTATCTTTGATAGTGAAGGGGCTCAACAATCGCCGTGTTTCTGCCGGAGCCGGCCAACATGCCATCTGGCCGCGCCTGCGCCAAACCTGATTTCCTGCCCTGAACTAGTCGCCCTTGCCATccatgccgccgccgctccaTTCCGCCTCACACACCCAAGCCTTCCTGCACTGTCGAAGCTCCGCCCTTCACCGGCCTTGAGCCTCGCCACCACAGCTGCTCCGTTGCAACACCTCTCTGCCACAAAGCCTTTCCTGCTCGGCACTCACTGCCGCCATCGAGCTTGAGCAAACCCCGGTTGTTCCTTGACCAGGGAACAGCTCACACTGCCGAAGTCGCCGCCAGGGATCCTCACTCTGGTCCAGAATCAGAGCCACACCATCACCATGCCACATTGAGATGAATCTCTATTTACTACCTTTGGTTCTTCTCTTTCCTTCAATCTATTTCCATTACCAAGTTGAACCAAACAAAACGTGTATTCGCTTAAATCGTTTACGACTCAGCGTATTTCGATACCCTTTACATTTATGTTTGCACActctaaccaaacactacctaaattAGTTTCTACTATAAAAGTCTCTTTTCATCTTCTTACATTGacagaaagaaaaatgaaaaattaaattttctaCCAGTAGGCAAAAGTATGCCCAGGACAAAGCAATTGATTGTTTCCATGTATCATAATTTTCAATATTTAGGGCCTGGATAGGGAGGATTGTTCAAGGAATATTTTGGATTCAGATCGAATCCAAATTTCCAATCCCGCctttccaaacaggcccttagtgtTTTCCAGTTTCCATGTGGGTCAGGTAGGAGAGGAAAGATCTTACACCTGAGGCCATTAATCTCTAGTATCAAATTATCTTGTTTAACACCATCATCCAGAGCTCGTTGGAACGTCTCTTCCACCTAAACAGGGCAAACCAATCAGCAAAAAATGGAAACAGAAAAAATAGTGCATATTTCAGAATCAAATATACGTAAATAACCTCTTTCTCAAACTTAGAAATATGATCATCATCCTCAACCACGCTGCTCTCAGAATCATGATCTTTATCTAATACAGTTGGATTGTTCGAGTCATCTTCTGATCCATCATTGTCGTGAACAGGAACAGCATGCTTCAACTCTTCAAGTTTTCCTTTAGGAATTGGAGCAACTGATTGTCTCCATTCTTCCTGAATAACAGTATCACCGCTTGTCCATATGTAACCGACAACACCACAGGTCCCAGTCTAGTTGATGACATCATGAACAACCCAAACGATTATAAGATAACCCATGACAAAATGTACCACCATTATAGCAGGAGATAGTTCCCCACAATCAGCACCATAATCCAAGAATGCACAAAACTAAATCACTAAACCAGCTAAGAATAGAAGGATACCTCAGATGTCCCTGAGTCATCTTCTTCAGAAGGAACAGTAGCTTGGTCGCCGTTACTCCTCATACTGGAAAAGGCTGTAAGGAAGAAACCCAGTTCACCAAGTAAAACATATCAGTTATAGGtccaaatcatcacaagaacaTGATAGTCTAACATGATTACATGAATGGCAAATACAATTTTAGGGTCTGCAGACTAACATGGACTATCTGTAACTCCAGAGTTGGTGTCAGCATACTCAAGCTCCTCATCGCTATCTTCGTTTGAAGGCTGAGGAAGTAAGGACACTTTTGAGTGGGCAGGAACAACAACATTCTTTCCGATTTCAACCTGCAACAATACGGACAAAAGTTCAGGATGTACTCAATGTAGCAAGAGTACAGGATAAAACAAACAATTAGTTTATGTTGCTGCTGGAGGAAAAGCGTGTGGCGTAGAGTAATGTCAATCCTGTAGGAACGTACCTTAAATGACAGTATGCTACCAGGCTCAACAATAGCACCTGCTCTTAAATGAACACCATCACAGACTAACGAGTTACTAACTTTGCATCCATCTTCAATTACGACGTTGTCCCATATATACGCGCCATTAATCAAAACATTTTTCCCAATCTTGCAGCTCTCCCCAATAACTGAATTTGATACCTTGCAATGGTCTCCAATGCTTGTTGCACTGCCAACAACAGAATTTGCACCAATTTGTGCAGAATGTGACAATTTTACATCTGTTAAAAAAATATGCACAGTTAATATGTAGAGAGGATATTGTACTTAATTATGAGAATAATAGAGGGAAGATCCACACAGCCCTAAATGATACGCAAAAGAAGTGCCCAAGAGATAAAGAACAGGAGTACAGTTTAACAGCAGAATACAAATCCTTTTTTAAGCTAGATCTCTAATATATCTCTGCTTACAAGACTTTGAACAGCGTATCCACAGCAACAATCATCTAAAAGTATTAACATGAATGACAGCGTATACACTAAACATCATTGGCTAAGCACATATACAGTGGACATTTGGAGAACAAACATATGTACCCAGAAGCAAACTTTTTTAGTTTCCATATAAAGGTAAGTCAAAGTAATTTGACCTACTTCATGCATTACTTAGCacaatatctaaaaaaataagatatttCCTAAGGCAAGAAATAACTGAAGATTTACAttattaaaatactttaaact
This genomic interval carries:
- the LOC133920954 gene encoding uncharacterized protein LOC133920954; the protein is MSQKKSRGGGASADDPDDLSRPPPLQAVLLADSFTLKFRPITLERPKVLLPLVNMPMIEYTLTWLESAGVNEAFVFCCAHSHQVKEYLKKAGWTGRTGGMAVTAVESHDAISAGDALRAIYDRGVILGDFILISGDTISNMSLKDALQEHKDRRKKDPLAVMTMIIKHSKPSILTHQTRLGNDEIVMATDPETKELLYYEDRADSSHLYVTIDKDILTNNPTLQLHNDMEDCYIDICSPDVLSLFTDNFDYQHLRRHFVKGLLVDDIMGYKIYTHEIHSSYAARIDNFRSYDTVSKDVIQRWTYPFVPDVISFGDCPESRLHRQGIYKASDVKLSHSAQIGANSVVGSATSIGDHCKVSNSVIGESCKIGKNVLINGAYIWDNVVIEDGCKVSNSLVCDGVHLRAGAIVEPGSILSFKVEIGKNVVVPAHSKVSLLPQPSNEDSDEELEYADTNSGVTDSPSFSSMRSNGDQATVPSEEDDSGTSETGTCGVVGYIWTSGDTVIQEEWRQSVAPIPKGKLEELKHAVPVHDNDGSEDDSNNPTVLDKDHDSESSVVEDDDHISKFEKEVEETFQRALDDGVKQDNLILEINGLRLAYSLQHADCAGAVFYSIMKSALVAAQSANDPLLKTTAEALGNWKDLLRNYTKTVDEEMEILLKFEEMCQETTKEFYPLFSKILPFLYDKEVVSEDAILRWAEEKEHADESDKVFVKQSEAFIQWLKEAEEEDEEEE